CAAATGGGTATAAGAAGCTACAGGCTGTTTTGAAGACTATTATGCTTCGCCGCACAAAAGGTGAGACAGATTCTTAAGATATGATCCCTatattgtttgtgttcgtttgttaaggaaatacatgtgctcacgaacagttcatgaacactgaccgaacgagattttctgttcgtgttcgttcattaaggaaatgaatgtgttcgtgttcgttcgttaatttTAAGTATCGAACACAAataaacgttcatgaacacaaatgaacaaaaacaagcgttcatgaacagaaaCAAAACAaatgaacgttcatgaacacaaactcaaatagagttttttttttctttcgacCATATTTCGATTGTTATACAGTATATAAGGACCAAATagaaacgaacacaaacataatgAACaggaacaaacacaaacgaacatgtaTAAAATCTCGAATAAAATTGGCATCTTTCATCACAAGCATTAAGTAGATCCATCAAAAATATACTAACCTAATTATCCAAACATACTTGAGTACTTAACATAAGCTTGATAAACATAATTAACATACAATAGtgtctcaaaaaaaaaaaacgaacatAAACTTAATTTTAGGTaccgaacataaacgaacacgttaccaaaCGTTCACGGACATAAAGGAACGAAGACGGCCTCTGTTTATGTTCATCCAATTAACTAAAcaaacggaatttcttgtttgtgctcgttcatttattaaacgaacgaacaaaaacgaacttcccgccgaacggttcatgaactatTCGCAaagttcggttcgtttgcagccctaattaGTACAGTTTGAAATGGGTCGGGTCAGGTCAAAATACTCTGTTAGCTTTCTTAGTAATTAGTTTGTTGGATTTGATAGAGAAACTATATTTTTACAATAAGAAATACACTTTGGGCAAGTTTCGACCCCTTTGACCCATTTGATCTGTTAAAGATTAAACATATCCAAATTGTACTGATTAGTAATGTATTGTCCGGAAACTAATCTGTTTGTTGCTTATATGTTTTGTTAAGCTACACTGCTTGATGGACAACCGATTATATCTCTGCCACCGAAGACCATTAATCTGAAGAaagtggatttcactcctgaggAGCGGGATTTCTACTGCAGGCTAGAGTCTGATTCTCGTGCTCAGTTTGAAGTATGTTTATCAGTTTATGTCTATCTATTGCATTTGTCAAATATCTTTCATGCTAATtaacttaatattataaatttcaCTGTATCAGGAATATGCAGCAGCTGGAACTGTGAAACAAAACTACGTTAACATACTGCTGATGCTTTTACGCCTCAGACAAGCTTGTGACCACCCTCTATTGGTCAAAGGGTGCAAGCCAAACTCTGAGTGGAAGTCATCTCTCGATAAGGCAAAAAAGCTTCCTACCGAAACACGAATTCGTCTCCTTAATTGTTTGGAAGCTTCCTTAGCAATTTGCAGCATATGCAGTGTATGTAAACTGTAAAGTTGTAAACCATCTTTTCCTGCTCAAACCACATTCTTTGATGAAATTTTATAATTAAAGTTCTTGTAAATGACTAAATTCCACAGGATCCACCTGAAGATGCTGTGGTGACACCTTGTGAACATGTGTTCTGCAACCAGTGCATACTTGAACATCTGTCAACGGATGATAGCCAGTGTCCGTCTCCTAAATGCAAAGTTGTTCTCAACACTTCATCAATATTTTCCAAATTGACACTCAAAAGCTCTATTGATGACGAAATAACGGATTTTACTGGTGTGGTGAAACAAGAGATTAGCGACCCTTGTTCGTCTAGTTGGTCACATAATATTGTGGCTTCTGAGGCACTTGATTCCTCTAAAATAAAGGCAGCAGTTGAGGTTCTAGAGTCTATCGCTAAACCCCGTGAAATAGAAACCGATGATAAGAATAACGTCAAGGTTGTTAGAGAGAAAGCGATTGTGTTTTCACAGTGGACTCGGATGCTGGATTTGCTTGAAGCTTGCTTGAATAAATCTTCCATTGGTTACAGAAGACTAGATGGAACAATGTCTATTGCGGCGCGAGATAAAGCCGTGAAAGATTTTAACACTCTTCCAGAGGTTTGTTCAACTTTGTTGGGAATCTAACGCCTTTTTCtactatatatacatatatgcgtATGGAGTGTTATTCCTGGAAATAACGTTAAACGATTTTGTGATTGTTGTAGGTTAATGTTATGATAATGTCGTTGAAAGCAGCAAGTCTGGGATTGAACATGGTTGCCGCTTGTCATGTGCTACTTTTGGATCTATGGTGGAATCCAACAACTGAAGATCAAGCGGTTGATAGAGCTCATAGGATCGGGCAGACTCGTCCAGTTTCTGTTTTAAGGCTGACTGTTAAAGATACTGTCGAAGATCGCATATTGGCTCTTCAGGTATATTATCTTGAAACCCTTCACCTTTTAAAATTTAAAGAGTAAAATTCCATTTTCGTCCCCGAGTCTAGGGCTGTTCATTTTTACCTGAAATCCGACCCGAATTTGAAGCCACCCGGACCCGACTTAGAGAATACTCGAAcaacccgaacccgaataacCCGAACCTTGTATGGGtcggttatcgggtcactttttccTAGCCAAAAACCTGAAAAACCCGACTGAAAACCCGAAATCCGAAAAAAACCCCCGAACATTTAGTGTCTTTCTTTGGTAGATGTGTTTTGGTTTAAAGCTTTTGGTATCTGAAACATTATGTTTTAGGACACTTTGAACATTATCGTATCATATTGtcaaatatattttaattttgaAGATATTTTTAAGTAGAATGCTGAATTTTAATTATGTTTTGcgaaaaaaacatttttttaatattacaTCTAAACCTGAAAACCGAACAACCCAACCCGAACAACCCGAGCTTTAAATGGTTCGGTTCTCGGGTCACTTTTTCCCAACTAAAACaccgaacaacccgacccgaaaaacccgaaacccgagAAAAAAACCGAAACCCTTTCCTGAGTCccaaggtttgtttttccgcatctggatccaaaaggtttgaaatcttgtcattttcatccagtttgtgaactccatccattttttccgTTAAGCCAGGGgtattttttgttaacttaaagggcaatttggtcttttgaatacttgtacactatgctaaatgcttttacataaagtgaaaaagaccgaattgctctttaggttaacaaaaaagacgaaaatacccctgacttaacggagaaaaatggatggacttaacaagctggatgaaaatggcaagatttcaaaccttttggagcCAGATGCAAAAAAAACTcttggacgaaagttgcaaaactagccaaacctcagggatgaaaatggcattttactcaaattTAAATTTAGAGGGTtacttgaataataataattttcagGATCTGACAAACTGGTCTTTGGCCCTTTGGAAATCTGGACTACAGTTTCAAACTTTCCATATCTGCCCTTTAAAATTACTGAAATTAGAAGTGTGTGTGGTTTTTGCAGCAAAAGAAGCGAGAAATGGTGGCTTCTGCATTCGGGGAAGATGAGACGGGTAGCAGCCAGACTCGTCTTACAGTTGATGACTTGAAATACCTCTTTCAATCATAATCAACAAGGTTCATTAATGGATATATTGACTTCCAGTGATGATAATTAACTAAAGCAGGATTTTTTCTACAGTTTCTTGATAGTTTTTCATTAGAAGGTTATAGAAAGATTGAATTCATTTCAGAAAATGTTTTTGGGTTTGATCTCCATGTATAGGATGATGATAATGGCATACAGCAGGATATAGAGGTTTCTTTTtgcattttatttttatatgttttatcatttattatCTGTCTTCTACTTGTACCATTAGTTTGACTCAATTTTTATACCTTGTAtttataaaatgaaaacaaattgttatatttactgtataaacatATATGATTGCAACTAGGTTGTTTATGGTCCCGTCCAACTGGTGAGAGTTGGTTGTGGGGCAAATTACAGTTTGAAACTTTTTTACTTCGTATTATTAAAGAAAAATGATAAATATGCGTAACTGTAtgtttaaaaatgaaaaagtaaatTATAAAACTGAAACATTAAACCTAGTTTTCTAATCTGTAGACCAAACCATATAAACCTTAAGCCGGTTAAACCATATGATTTACTTTGATTTGGGCAGTTTGGTTTCTTTCAAATCGCTGGCACGACCATGGTTGCCCTCACCTGGCGCCCTCCCTGCGCGCGCCCCACCACCTGACGTGGCTTGTGGCTCCTCCACGCCCATGAGATCGCAACCACAACGGATTTTAACTAATGAAGTAAAGAAGAATTCTTAACATTGCACAACAAACTCGATTTCAGTGGTTCTTAACTTGATCAAAACACTAGAACAAACAATATCAACAACACACATTCATGATTCATCAACACAAATCAATCAATCAAACCAACAACTAAATCAATCATCTTCAATCAACTCCGATGATTCAACCACTCGAGAATATCACGACGAACAACTTCAACATTCTCATCCGTCTCACCAAACAACAACGAATGCCACATCCCTTCGTAAACCTTCAAACTCTTATCAACACTCTTAGCCTTGTCAAACAACTCCTTACTGACATCCGGATCCGTAACCGCATCCGCATCACCATGCAACACAATAAACGGTATCTCCACCTGACTCAACCTCCTACTCAAATCCTCAGTCACTCTCAACAACTCCATAACCGTCCCCAACCTCGGCTTCCCCGTATACCTCACCGGATTCATCCCCCCAATTATTCTCTTCTCCGGCACCTTCACCGACTTATCAACAAGATCTTCCGTCGGTACAATTGCTAACCTAGGCGCAAATTTCGCCACAACCATCAAAATCTCCGGTATCGGCCATTTCGGCCTAACCTTATCTGAAATCTTACACATCGGAGCGATTAAAACAGCTCCGTTGAAGAAAGGCTTGTTAAACTGAAGCAAAAGGCAGATAGCACCGCCCATAGATTCACCGTACAGGAATCTCGGAAGCTTCTCGTAACCTTCATCACTCGATACGATGGATGTGAAAAAAGCGATATAGTCTTCAACGACGGAGTTGACGTCAGGGACGAAGGCTTTGAGGCCTTCGGATCGGCCGTGGGCTTCCATGTCGAGAGCGAAGCAGGCGAAGCCGTTGGAAGCGAGGAAGATGGCGGTGGATTGGAAGGTCCAGGAGATGTCGTTGCCGTAGCCGTGGACCATACAGATGATGCCACGTGGAGGGGTAAGAGGGAGCCATGATCTGGTGAAGAGAGATAAGCCTCTTGGGGAGGTGAAGAAGGAGGAGGTGGATTTGATGTTGTGGAGGTTGTAGTAGTCTTGTTCTTCTGGTGTGTTTCCCCAAAAGTATTTTCGGGTTTGGGTACTGCTCTTGTTTTCTTCATCC
This is a stretch of genomic DNA from Helianthus annuus cultivar XRQ/B chromosome 16, HanXRQr2.0-SUNRISE, whole genome shotgun sequence. It encodes these proteins:
- the LOC110918097 gene encoding caffeoylshikimate esterase → MDEENKSSTQTRKYFWGNTPEEQDYYNLHNIKSTSSFFTSPRGLSLFTRSWLPLTPPRGIICMVHGYGNDISWTFQSTAIFLASNGFACFALDMEAHGRSEGLKAFVPDVNSVVEDYIAFFTSIVSSDEGYEKLPRFLYGESMGGAICLLLQFNKPFFNGAVLIAPMCKISDKVRPKWPIPEILMVVAKFAPRLAIVPTEDLVDKSVKVPEKRIIGGMNPVRYTGKPRLGTVMELLRVTEDLSRRLSQVEIPFIVLHGDADAVTDPDVSKELFDKAKSVDKSLKVYEGMWHSLLFGETDENVEVVRRDILEWLNHRS